One Nicotiana tomentosiformis chromosome 4, ASM39032v3, whole genome shotgun sequence genomic window carries:
- the LOC138910484 gene encoding uncharacterized protein — MSSSPQSAETLASGTATTNVLTLAATIASGVIDSTHPYYLHPYDYPGMNLVSSAFDGKGYGGWRREVIVVLSAKNKLGFIDGSVIFPKTDSAIQQAWARCKWSKVVPITKGIKFSSTGKFKCINLLHQWDELDALNTFFACVCECECGAKVKSLKAHQDERLLQFLMGLNDIFIGVRSNILLSSPLPSIGHAYSLVIQDEKQREIYATHAYPGESASFIATNQSGNFRKFNENKMQKISFESKRNTEICSYCKKPGHSIDKCYMIHGFPADFKFTRQKRFQVGTQANNAFLSNENSEQGAENTTGVQNLTKENVAELLQLLQQIKMGQNSVGTSDAATNVSCAGMTNFFEDITCLNQISDESWILDSGATEHMSFNKEFFINLKTLPKPLMVKLPNSYRVKTTHSGTVTLLPNLFLQNV; from the exons ATGAGTTCTTCACCACAGTCGGCTGAGACTCTAGCTTCTGGTACTGCTACCACAAATGTTCTTACACTTGCAGCTACCATTGCTTCAGGAGTGATTGACTCTACTCACCCTTACTATCTTCACCCTTATGACTATCCAGGGATGAACCTTGTATCCTCAGCCTTTGATGGAAAAGGATATGGAGGTTGGAGAAGGGAAGTTATCGTTGTCTTGTCTGCAAAGAACAAACTGGGATTTATCGATGGTTCTGTTATCTTCCCTAAAACTGATTCTGCAATCCAGCAAGCCTGGGCAAGAT GCAAATGGAGCAAAGTTGTTCCAATTACAAAAGGAATTAAGTTCAGTAGTACAGGGAAATTCAAGTGTATCAACTTACTTCACCAATGGGATGAACTAGATGCACTCAACACCTTTTTTGCTTGTGTTTGTGAGTGTGAGTGTGGGGCAAAAGTCAAGAGCTTGAAGGCACATCAAGATGAGAGACTACTGCAGTTCCTAATGGGACTGAATGACATATTTATTGGGGTAAGGAGCAACATTTTATTGTCATCACCTTTACCTTCCATTGGACATGCATACTCCCTTGTGATTCAAGATGAAAAACAAAGGGAGATATATGCTACCCATGCATACCCAGGGGAATCTGCCTCATTCATTGCTACAAATCAATCAGGAAACTTCAGGAAATTTAATGAAAACAAGATGCAGAAAATAAGTTTTGAATCTAAGAGAAATACAGAAATTTGTTCCTATTGCAAGAAGCCTGGACATAGCATAGACAAGTGCTATATGATTCATGGGTTTCCAGCTGACTTCAAGTTCACAAGGCAGAAAAGGTTTCAGGTAGGTACCCAGGCAAACAATGCTTTCCTCTCAAATGAGAATAGTGAACAAGGAGCAGAAAATACTACAGGAGTTCAAAATCTCACCAAGGAAAATGTGGCTGAGCTGCTGCAGCTTCTTCAGCAGATAAAAATGGGACAAAACAGTGTAGGAACCTCTGATGCTGCAACAAATGTAAGTTGTGCTGGTATGACCAATTTCTTTGAAGATATTACATGTTTAaatcaaataagtgatgagtctTGGATATTGGATAGTGGAGCAACAGAACATATGTCTTTCAACAAAGAATTTTTCATAAATTTGAAAACCTTGCCAAAACCTCTCATGGTTAAACTCCCTAACTCTTACAGAGTTAAAACCACTCATTCAGGAACTGTAACCCTTTTGCCTAATCTGTTTCTGCAAAAT gtgtaa